From Phocoena sinus isolate mPhoSin1 chromosome 16, mPhoSin1.pri, whole genome shotgun sequence:
TAAAGCAGTCCTTTATAGGTTTCACTGTTAAATTAATTCACTGTTTTTCCAGGAATAAATGGATCAAATCAAAATTCAGAAGCAGAAATAACCATACCACCAAAGCATGCTAATCCTCACAATGGAAGAAATTCACCTTAATTTTCTAATTCACTTTTAGAAAatgagctccctgaggacaggggccatgttcccttcccttctccactgCCCCAAGCACAAAAGAACATTAAATACAAACACgtttaattgtaaaaaattattACTTACACTTCTGGTTTAAGTCCTTTAAGTTTCTACTAATGTTTATAGCAATATCTTTCATTTCAAGATACTTCAGGCTGGttagtttattcatattttccagAAGCTTATAGTCTTCACTGGTGgctttaaaacaaacagaagaaaaaaaaaaaaaaaaacagaagatgtGATGCCTTTAAGATCTGTTTAGATAACTAGAATGCGGAATTAACTACCAAATGGTAGCTCAAGGCAGGACCTAGGGATTGTCAAAGAAGCAGGCCACTTTTGATCTATGACATTTATACTCAGCCTATGTACTCTAAATGTCTAAGTAGAAATTCAGGCAACAATCAGCAAACTATTTAAACCAAATAAAATCCAGAAGCTTCAGGATCTTAGttagaaaggaaaatgataaacTCATGTACCAAGAAAAGGGAGGTGAAACAGTCTTGGTACTTCTACAACATGAAAACTATAATTTGGCAGACTGCagcataaatacatatatatatcaaaatatatataaagtcaaCTAGGACCTCAACACTTCTTAGTAACtcatttattacttgtgattCTGTACTCCATTTTATACACTGGCTTCCAAACCATTTGCCTGCTTCTCACATCCTCaattcccttccccatccctacTCAGAGCAAATGGCCTTTACTCCAACTTTCCCCAAAGCCAAGCCCACTTACATAAACTGCCTCAATCTTTCTGCCTCACTTCCAAACTTCTCTGTACCCCAGTGTCTTCTCAAGAGGCAGAAGCGTTCCTTTTCTCGCCACGACAGTTCCTCCTCCCGTGCGCCGATCCCAACCCTTCTACCTCTTCAGGGCCTCTCTTCAGTATCTCCTTTCCCTTGCCCTTCCAAACTCTCTCTCCATCCTGGCACCTTCCTCTCTATCTAGAAATATATTCCGGTTTCCTCCAGCCTCAAAGCACTCCCTCTATTGTACACCTACATCATTTGCTCAGTAAAGCAAAGGAGCTTCACTGCTAACCCTTCTGAAAGAGTAGCTTACACTCACTGCTTCCTACTCCTCACCATTCACTCATGTAAACCCTTCCAGTCTGGTCTCTGTCCCCACCACCCAGAAAAATCACAAGCTCCAAGGTCATCAGTGCTCTCCGAACCACCAAATCCATGGCCTTTTCTCAGTTATTATACTCCTGGGCCTCTCCATAACATCTGACACtactcatctctctctcttcatgAAACGCCCATTTCCCTCGGCTGCTATAGCATTTTCTAACTGCTCTTTTTGAGTTTCTATACCAGATCTCTTCTCATCTAACCCCCTTAACTATCAGTTCTCAACTTTCCCTCAGCTGTGACACATGGCTGATGTTTACATGGGTGGCACATTTCCATGGGCATTCCCAGGGTTATGCTAGCTTCCTTTCAAACTCAAAAAAGTATCTGTATAGGTAAGAAGGACAATCATAGGGAAATTACAATCcacttaaaattcattttgtaatAAATCATTTGGAAACCTAGGGACTTTAAGTActgttaataaaaacaaattaattgcCCAGTACAGGCATTCCCTGAGATTTTAGTCCAGGTCCTCTTACCTACCTCTATGCTCTTCCCTGGCAGTCTCATCCTGCACAGCCTCAACTCACTCTGCTATGCAGGTAACTTCCAAATCTGTTTCTCCTGCTCTGATCACTCTCTGAGCTCTggattcacatgttgaagtcacCTGGATGTCTTGATAACAGTCACCTGAGTGTCCCAGTAATAACTAAAATCAGCCAagtcaaaactgaaaatattattttcacacTAAACATGCTTCCTCTTTCCAACCTGCCTATTTTGGCAGATGACACCACCCAGGCTTAAAACTGCAGACACATCTTAAGCTGCTCCCATCCCTTAACACCCACTTCAACAAGTCCTATAAATTCCACTTCTATAATGTTCTTGCATCCATgctcccctccccattcctttTACCATCACTCTGTCACAGACGGTTACTTTTCATCTGAAATATTGCTCTTCTGTGTCTCCTCCATATCCATACTCTCACTGCTATCAAATGAGTCTCTCTCAAACAAGAGTCACACACTCAAATACCCAGGAGCCAACAATATTATGTAAATGAGTGAAGCAAGCCAggtgtttgcattttaaatgcaAGATTACTCACTTCTACAAAGAAATACACTCTCCCACTTCTTGGAACCTATGATTCTCTTAGTCTTAGTCTATCATTTACTTTACCAATTTTGATAGACATTGGTACAGAAAACCATTTCTGTACCACtactaaaaaaacaacaataagaacAGTAATAAATGGCAACCGACACCAGGTCtcagtaaaagggagaaaacagggAGTAGTTGGGGACAAACTGCACAGTGCTGGTCCGTTTAAAGGAGACAATGCCCAACTCTACCCAATTAGAGCCTTGCAAGAATGGGGGATTACTACTGCCaaatctttgaaatttttaaagaaaagccaaaaaaaaaaaaaaatcttcacgggttcgtatcccgatccgggaagatcccacatgccgcggagtggctgggcccgtgagccatggccactgagcctgcgcgtccggagcctgtgctccgcaacgggagaggccacaacagtgagaggcccatatacggcaaaaaaaaaaaaaaaaaaaaaatctagattttgttgcttggtttcttttgctcagaaataaacaaacaaataaataaataggctgTTGGAGACACAACCCCTCCTATTCTGCACCAAGCATTTTCCCATACATTCTGGTTCATAAATTTAGCTCACAGCAACTTCCTGGGGAAGTGAAACAACATAACAGCCTTTATGGAAAGCCACACTGGACCAGACTTCATTTTTTAGATCCTCCTCCACACATGGGTCATGTGTTCACCTGGAAATACACACTGGATCAAAAAATTAATCATGTCCCAAAGGGTGGGAGAGACGAACCTAATAGATCCTTAAATCTGCaggtcactccccatttccctttaACCTCGTAAATACACCTGCTTAGCCAACAAACTGCTTGCTTATACCACCTCACTCACCAGTCATTTCCCACTTTTTGGCCAATCAATCACTTTACAGCCCTGTTCAAAATGCACCTCCCCCAAAGAAGCACTTCTTGatgaattcttttttgttttctcagccTCAGTCTACACTACGGAGGCCTGCAGGGCTGTATTAAGTATTCTTATGTGTTTCTGTaccgattttttttttattcaagtacagttgatttacaatgttgtgttaattactgctgtacagcaaagtgattcagctatacgtatatatattcttttttctttacattcttttccattatggtttatcataggctattgaatatagttctctgtgctatgcagtaggacctcgttgtttatcctgTGTTGCTGAAAGTAATTCGTGAATTTCTCCAGGGAACGGATGGACTTCTTTCCTACTCATTCCTGACCTCCCCAAACTTCCACCAGGCATGTTTCGAGCTGTGTGGGGTTAGGGAGGGAGCCGCAGACTGACGCTGCTAAAGCACCTCACAGGCCTACCAGGGCCAAACCCCAGCTCCAGCGAGTGGTGCCTGGAACTAGCGGAATCAGCCCGGACCCCGCCTCACCCGTCAGTTCCCCAGTCAGGTAAGTTGCCATCTTGGAGAACATGTCTCGGCAGAGTTCAGTGATGTCAGCCTCAGCGGGCTCCTTTGCTTCCTCAGCGGTCTCCACGGCGGCATCATCTGGATCAAAAGAGAATGAGTAAGTGTCCCGCCCTGCCCTGGTCCTAATCCAGCCACAGACGTCTCTCCCTACATCCCTCCACCTGTCCTCATTGCATCAAATCGGCTCCATTCTCCATGTGCCGTAATTTCGAGTCCCTCACTTCGTCCCTGCCCCACCCGACACACCAACTCTGCTCCCTTGCACCGGCCTCAGCTCACACTCTACCCCGCGGCCAAACCTTCTCAGTCGCCCGGACAGGACAAACACGCGTACACACAGGCGCGCCCCTCCGACCTGCCCGCTCCCGCCAGGTGAGCCCTGGCACCTCGGACCCGTAACCCAGAGCCCCAGGCCTCCCACTGGACACTTCGTCCCCATCCACTCCGCATACCCCGAACGGGCTCCTCGCGGTGGGTCTCTGGGACACCCTCGGCCGCCGCCGCCATGCCCGGCCCCGCGCTGCTTCTGGTTCTGGGATGCCTGCGCATGCGCGCCGGGcgtgccccgccctccccgcccgGAGTTCATTGCCCTGTGATTCTGCGCTTCTGGGCTAAGCCATACCGCAAGGAATGAGTGATAGCCAAGCGTAGGCACCAAGCCGAATTTGAAGCTAAAATAAGCTTCGTGAGTCGATCAGATGCCAAGAGGTCTGATGTCTGGAACAAAGGATGCGCTCAATTCTGCGGCCACTCCCTGGCGGAATCACTAGCCTAGTAAGACCTCTCTGGGACGGGTCGAGCCCAGTGCGGCCTGCTGACTAAAATGACCGGAGACAAGTGAGCCCCTCCCCAGAGAATCCTCACCCCGGCTGCTATTAGTCACTGAAAGACTGCTCAAG
This genomic window contains:
- the BLOC1S2 gene encoding biogenesis of lysosome-related organelles complex 1 subunit 2, with protein sequence MRRHPRTRSSAGPGMAAAAEGVPETHREEPVRDDAAVETAEEAKEPAEADITELCRDMFSKMATYLTGELTATSEDYKLLENMNKLTSLKYLEMKDIAINISRNLKDLNQKYAGLQPYLDQINVIEEQVAALEQAAYKLDAYSKKLEAKYKKLEKR